TCCGGACGTACACACACCACGGGCCGTCCGCGCAGCAGTTCGGTGCTCTCGAAGCCGGTGGGGACGTCGTCACCCTCCAACTGGTTCACCAGCCCGAGGTCGAAACCGCCCTCCGTGAGCCCCCGGTGGATCTCCGCCTGCTGTACGTCCACCACCTCCACCTGCGTCAGCCCGTGCGTCGCGCGGAACTCCCGGACGGCGGGGATGAGCAGCGGCACGGTCGCCGCGTTCACCGTGCCGACGCGCACCATGCGGCTGATGCGGTGCTGCTCGCCCGCGGCGCCCCGCAGCCGGTCCACCGCGTCGAGGACGTCGATGATGTGCGGCAGCAGCTCCCGGCCCTCCGCGCTCATCGTCGCCCCGGACCGTTTCCGCTCCAGCAGGTCGACCCCGAGTTCGCGCTCCAGATTGCGCACGGTCTCGCTCAACGCGGGCTGTGACAGGCGGAGTTCCTCCGCCGCCCGGCGCAGTGAACCGAGCCGGGTGACCGCCGCGATGTATTCCAGCTGTTCAATACGCACCGCAGCAGAATGCGGACGCACGAGCGGCCCGTTCAAGGGTTTCCCTGTCACACCTTCGTGAAATCAGGTGGTCCGGGATACGAGACCGGTCGGGTTTTCCTTGACTGCCTTCTTCGGCGACTGTCACGATCGATGACATGAAGATGCGACTGGACCTCACGCGGCGACGGCACGTCGACCTCGCGCGCGTCTCCAGCGCCTCCTGTTACCCCGCGGCCTGATCCCCATCCTGATCCGCCGCGCCCGTTCCGATTCCGCGACCGCCTGAGCTTTTGCCGGATGTCATTCCGGGCGGTGATCGGCGTGCCCGAAAACGCATTCCGCAACAGGAGTTCCGCATGTCCGCAGAGCCCGTGAAATTCGCCTACTGGGTCCCCAACGTCAGTGGCGGACTCGTCACCAGCCGGATCGAGCAGCGCACCGACTGGGGCTACGACTACAACCGGGAACTCGCCGTCCTCGCCGAGAACAACGGTTTCGAGTACGCGCTCAGCCAGGTCCGCTACATGGCCAGCTACGGCGCCGAGTTCCAGCACGAGTCGACCAGCTTCAGCCTCGCCCTGCTCCTCGCCACCCAGCGCCTGAAGGTCATAGCCGCCGTCCACCCGGGCCTGTGGCACCCGGGAGTCCTGGCCAAACTTGGCGCCACCGCCGACCACCTGTCGAACGGCCGCTTCGCCGTGAACGTCGTCAGCGGCTGGTTCAAGGGCGAGTTCACCGCCCTCGGCGAACCGTGGCTGGAGCACGACGAGCGCTACCGCCGCTCCGAGGAGTTCATCCGAGCCCTGCGCCAGATCTGGACCGAGGACCACACCGAACTCGCCGGAGATTTCTACCGGTTGCGCGACTTCTCCCTCAAGCCCAAACCCCTCAACACCCCTGAGCGCCCGCACCCGGAGATCTTCCAGGGCGGCAACTCCACCGCCGCCCGCGCCATGGCGGGCCGGGTCTCCGACTGGTACTTCTCCAACGGCAACGACTTCGACGGAGTCGTCGAGCAGATCGCCGACGTACGGGCATCGGCGGCCCAAGTCGGCCGCCGGGCACCGAAGGTCGGCCTCAACGGCTTCCTCATCGCCCGTGACACCGAGGCCGAGGCCCGCGAGACGCTCCGCGAGATCGTCGCGAACGCCGACCGGGAGGCCGTCGAGGGGTTCGGCGCCGCTGTCAAGCAGGCCGGACAGTCCGCCGGTGACGGCAAGGGCATGTGGCAGGACTCCACCTTCGAGGACCTCGTCCAGTACAACGACGGCTTCCGTACGGGGCTCATCGGCACCCCGGAACAGATCGCCGAGCGGATCGTCGCCTACAAGCGCCTCGGCGTAGACCTGCTCCTCCTCGGCTTCCTGCACTACCACGAGGAGGTCGAGTACTTCGGCCGCCGGGTCCTGCCCCTGGTCCGTGAGCTCGAAGCCCAACTCCCGCAGAACGAGGCCGAGTCCGTAGCGGTCCACGCCTGACGCCCGTCCCGTACGCACGGCCGCCGCGGCAGAGGTCCACCTTGAGCACCGCTTCGCCCGCCGCCCGGCATCCCCGACCGCCCGCTCGCCCCGGACGCCTGCCACGCACAGGCGCCCCGGGATCCCGGCAAGCCTCCCGAAAGAGGACCCATGGCCACCGTCCTGTCCGTCTCCGGCAGCCCCTCCGTCTCTTCCCGTACGGGCAAACTCCTGCGTCACCTGGACACCCGTCTCGTCGCCCAGGGGCACGAGGTGATCCCGCTCGACGTACGCACGATCCCCCCCGAGGCCCTCCTCGGGGCCGACTTCCGGCACCCGGCGATCGTCGAGGCCACCGAGCTGTTCGCCCGCGCCGACGGCGTCGTCATCGGCACCCCGGTCTACAAGGCGTCCTACTCCGGTGTCCTGAAGGCGCTCCTCGACCTGCTCCCGCAGTACGCCCTCACCGGCAAGACCGTGCTGCCGCTCGCCACCGGCGGCACCACCGCCCATGTCCTGGCCATCGACTACGCCCTGCGGCCGGTCCTCAACTCCATGGGCGCCGCCCACATCGTCCAGGGCTGGTTCACCCTCGACAAGGACATCACCGCACACGAGGACGGCTCCATCGCGGTCGCCCCGGCCACCGCCGAGGCCCTCACCCAGGTCCTCGACCAGTTCTCGGCGGCGCTCGGCCGCTCCCCGCTCCTCGCCGCGGCGGTCTGACCCGCATGACCGCGAAAGTCGTCGCCGACGACGTGGAGGCCCTGACCGTGGCGGCGGCCCTGGCGGACGAGTTCCGCACCGGGGCCGCCGCGCGGGACGCCGAACGACGGCTCCCACGGGCGGAGCTGGACCGTCTCTCGGCCTCGGGAC
The DNA window shown above is from Streptomyces sp. NBC_01451 and carries:
- a CDS encoding LysR family transcriptional regulator, encoding MRIEQLEYIAAVTRLGSLRRAAEELRLSQPALSETVRNLERELGVDLLERKRSGATMSAEGRELLPHIIDVLDAVDRLRGAAGEQHRISRMVRVGTVNAATVPLLIPAVREFRATHGLTQVEVVDVQQAEIHRGLTEGGFDLGLVNQLEGDDVPTGFESTELLRGRPVVCVRPDSPLAARAAVPVADLLAGPLIAMRSGYVMHRYLHRLLEGHGVAFAYSTDGAEMGKLMVAEGLGATVLPDFSVIGDPLERRGILTYRPIAEDDTTQVLLTLQRRRAESVPLAARDLHEVFVRRARELGGTLTVQGGSPSITGLHIRDK
- a CDS encoding putative leader peptide, with the translated sequence MRLDLTRRRHVDLARVSSASCYPAA
- the ssuE gene encoding NADPH-dependent FMN reductase — translated: MATVLSVSGSPSVSSRTGKLLRHLDTRLVAQGHEVIPLDVRTIPPEALLGADFRHPAIVEATELFARADGVVIGTPVYKASYSGVLKALLDLLPQYALTGKTVLPLATGGTTAHVLAIDYALRPVLNSMGAAHIVQGWFTLDKDITAHEDGSIAVAPATAEALTQVLDQFSAALGRSPLLAAAV
- the sfnG gene encoding dimethylsulfone monooxygenase SfnG → MSAEPVKFAYWVPNVSGGLVTSRIEQRTDWGYDYNRELAVLAENNGFEYALSQVRYMASYGAEFQHESTSFSLALLLATQRLKVIAAVHPGLWHPGVLAKLGATADHLSNGRFAVNVVSGWFKGEFTALGEPWLEHDERYRRSEEFIRALRQIWTEDHTELAGDFYRLRDFSLKPKPLNTPERPHPEIFQGGNSTAARAMAGRVSDWYFSNGNDFDGVVEQIADVRASAAQVGRRAPKVGLNGFLIARDTEAEARETLREIVANADREAVEGFGAAVKQAGQSAGDGKGMWQDSTFEDLVQYNDGFRTGLIGTPEQIAERIVAYKRLGVDLLLLGFLHYHEEVEYFGRRVLPLVRELEAQLPQNEAESVAVHA